A single region of the Chitinophaga niabensis genome encodes:
- a CDS encoding zinc dependent phospholipase C family protein codes for MYPLFRAILLLMACLLISTHPAKAWGFFAHERINRLAVFSLPPEMMVLFKPHIEYIVQQSTAPDKRRYLLAAEGARHYLDADHYGLPPFSAVPRSWPEAQAKFTADTLQRYGVLPWHLERMMAQLTSAFQARNGTRILKLAAELGHYMGDAHVPLHACSNHNGQFTGQHGIHGLWESRIPELLADQSFDLWAGPAGYIKNPRELIWQVITASALAADTVLRLEQKLSKRFPADQRYAYELRKGILVRNYSTAYTKAYHRLLGDMVERRMRAAVATVAACWYTAWVDAGQPPLHALTISLPDKAAIRQLDSLWRHGKIFNREHQD; via the coding sequence AGGCATGGGGTTTCTTTGCGCATGAGCGCATCAACCGTCTCGCCGTTTTTTCCCTTCCACCGGAAATGATGGTGCTCTTCAAGCCACATATTGAATACATCGTTCAGCAATCCACGGCTCCTGATAAACGCAGGTATCTGCTGGCGGCGGAAGGGGCCCGTCACTACCTGGATGCAGACCATTACGGATTACCTCCTTTTTCTGCTGTTCCCCGCTCCTGGCCGGAGGCCCAGGCAAAATTCACTGCGGATACATTGCAGCGGTATGGTGTTTTACCCTGGCATCTTGAGAGAATGATGGCACAGTTAACATCTGCCTTCCAGGCCAGGAATGGCACCCGGATACTCAAGCTGGCAGCGGAACTAGGGCATTATATGGGAGATGCTCACGTGCCGTTACATGCCTGCTCCAACCATAATGGGCAATTCACCGGCCAGCATGGGATCCATGGGTTGTGGGAATCCCGCATTCCGGAATTGCTGGCGGACCAGTCCTTTGATCTCTGGGCGGGGCCTGCAGGTTATATAAAGAACCCCCGGGAACTTATATGGCAGGTGATCACGGCCAGCGCATTGGCTGCAGATACGGTATTACGGCTGGAACAAAAGCTGAGTAAACGTTTCCCGGCAGATCAGCGGTATGCTTATGAGTTACGGAAAGGGATACTGGTGCGTAATTACTCAACCGCCTATACGAAAGCATATCACCGTTTGTTGGGAGATATGGTGGAACGCAGAATGCGGGCTGCTGTGGCAACAGTTGCTGCCTGCTGGTATACTGCATGGGTGGATGCGGGCCAGCCACCCCTGCATGCATTAACAATATCATTACCGGATAAAGCCGCCATACGTCAGCTGGACAGTCTCTGGCGGCATGGTAAAATATTTAACAGGGAACATCAAGATTAA